The DNA sequence accagacattgcaCAAGCAGTGGGAGCCGTTAGTCGATACATGGTGAATCCTGGTAGAGAGCATTGGAATGATGTGAAGAGGATCCTGATATATGTCAAGGGTACCTCAAATGCTGCATTATGTTATGAAGGATCAGTTTGGTGTCGATCCTCTATTGGCCTAGTAGAAACATAAGCAGTGTGGACATGGCAAAGTAGAAAGGATAGAAGAATTGCAAAAGTGACTTTAATTGGGAGATATGTGGAAGTAAAGCCACTTGTGCATCttgcttcatgcttaagttcttgataagcatgaTCTTCTTGATTAGTAAAAAATGGAGGCttgcttcatgcttaagttcttgataagcatggtgtttttgataagtcaaagattgtgacttacttcatgcttaagttgtTGATAGGTCAAAGATTGTGACTTACTTCATACTTAAGTTGTTGATAGGTCAAAGTTTGTGGCTTACTTTCCAACATATGATAGTTGTAAAGATTGCATTTACAACTCATCTATAGCTAAGTTTCTTAAGCTTTAAGAAGCTAGTTGTAACCTCCTCtatctagtataaatagaggtcTTGAGTTATAGAGTTGTAATCCCATGTTGTGGTGagtgaaaacaaagagagagagggagtggagttcagagagaaaatggagattTCTCTTAAAACTCAAGTGTCTTTCCTCTGTTAGTGTGTATTTCCTCCTGTTATAAGAGAGAGGGTATTCTCAATTGTTGCTCTCCTTATTGCAGAAGAGAAACTGTTGTATCCTTTTACTATAGTGAAATCCTTCTACAATTTGCCTATCATCTTGTGCTTCAGTACTCATTTTCATAGTTTCTACTTCAGTTGTAATTGGGTGCCCCATACCACAACGCTTCCTAACAGAATTGGATGGCACTCGAGCAGAGATCGCGTTCTATGATGTACGTGTTTGGCAACGTTTTACATACATCAGATGTTTCAAAACTGCTTCTTCACCCATCTATTTAACATAAAAGCATAAAAACTAAAGGACATTAGTAATTAAATTTTGTCACttaattttgttgttttctaAAGAAAATTATGAGCTAAATACATGAATGAACATAAAACATGCAGAAAATAAGGGTCTGACATTGGAAGCTTAATCGGGGTGTTCACCTGGttagttgctgaccaaagaatttatgctcattaacccttagatttacatctaagggtggaaaacaaaacacttcaacttaataataattatctctgccattggatttacatccaaaggtggttgtgcattattttcttggtcaataactgaccaggtgaacattttcgggAAGCATAAAATTTACTTTCATACCAGTATTAAATAACTTATCATAAATGAAAAGTTTACACATGAATTGAAATGTGGGGTGGTAATCACATGCACAAAAGGTTTTTGGTatgataaagaaaataaaagggtTTTGGGAGTAATGTTTTTATATTTGTCAAACCATTCTTAATATCAATCCCATCAACCAACAACCCAAACCTTTACACTCCAtacattttcatttttagacTTTGTATTaatgttgggtatcaagttgctAAAGTACTTATGGAATGGTAATGGTTTACATATAACTCAAGGTTACATCATTTTATTTAATACTCTCATCCGCTAATTGTAACTTGAAAAGCTTGCTTTTTATTAGTGTTACAAATACTGCAAATGAGTGGGCATATAATATTAACACCCACTTATAATACGAAATGTCTGTTAGAGCTTCTTAGTAGAGTACTACTCTTAAGTCTTTACATTCGAGCACTTTTATCAATTACTTGAAAAATACTTATTAGACGATAAACCTGAAAGCAGAGATAGATGCTCTTATATGGAGACATATATATGATTTGATGCTTCGTCATATCACGTTAGTGAATATAAGTTCCATTTATGTTACACAACTTCATTTGATTATGGCTATCGTCAATCCGAGATTCTAATGAGAAGGtgataaaagaaaggaaaaagaaatgactTGGCAAAGGACGTGGGCTGTGGAGATTCCAGTAAAACCACGTGGACCCAAACCAACAAAGTAAGCCCATGACGCGTAAATTTACACTTTTCCAATTTTAAAATCCAAAAGATTAAATAGCTACTCCCTCCCTGTGAGCACCCTCCCCTGTATCTTCGTCCTCACCAAAGCACATTCATTCTCCACCTCACCATTCTACCAACATAaatattttctatatttttgtaTTTCCTTTTGTGTTTGATTCATTCTATAATGCATTTTGGGGTCTCTCTCAAAAAATCATTAAATTTGATTTAGAGCAGGGCCGTTGGTTTTGTTTGGTTGCCAGAGAAAACCGAAAAAACAGAGTGCCTCCGAAACCGGAGGTGAGAGAGACTCCGAAAATTTATGAGAGAATACAAACAGTCAAACACATCATCCATCTATCTCTAATTTCAGCTTTGGATCATAttcttattttaattattttagcaAATTTTTTCtgaaagaaaaaccaaaaaaaaaaaaaaaaaaacctctctctctctctggaaaGGTGAGCTCTCTTGAATTTTCCTTCCGAAGCTCCATGGCATTCCTTCTTCGGGTTTGCTGCTGATGTCCTCCTCCCTCCTCAATCCTCAGGTACCCATTTTCATTCTATATATCATGTATCATTTGTTCATGTTTGTATTAATGTTGGTTGTGTTCTGAGATTTGTAATCTCCTTTTTCTTTGTTGCATGTCCTATTTGATATTTTTCTGTTATAGATCTTAAGGTCAGGCAAACATTGGCCTTGATTTGATGGTATGGTAATCCCAATTAATCAAAATTTACATTACTAATGCTGTAATGCATTTGACGGGCAATTGAAATTTGTTTTAATTTAGTTAGAAGCTTATGTTAATCTGACTCGTATGTTagtcaaagaagaaaaatgatctGGAATGTTGTATTAAGGGAGCACGTAGAGGCATCAGAAATATAGATTTGATTCAAAAGGAGCAAAAAATTTGGTTTCAGATTAGAGAAAGATAACTCCTGTTGGTTTGTCAGTTCATTTTATTATGATATTGTGAATCAATTTATTAGAGGTTGTAGAGTTAGGAATTCCGTTTTGAATTTTTGGACTTGGTACAGTTGATGATAATTATTACAAAATTTCTGTAGTGGAAGAAGATCTGATGAGACCTTGTCGTCTGAATCAGACACACTGAATTCTGGCTTTGGATTGTTTTAACAATTGTGATAAAGCTAGCAATGGATGAGCATCCTGGTAGCAGCAAGTTGACTGGAATTAGGCAGATTGTTAAGTTCAAAGAAATCCTGCAGAGATGGCAATCTGTCACACTTGGCTCGAAGGGGAATAGCCCCCGAAGAGGAGGCGGTCCTCATTCTCATGCTGATAGAATGTTAGTGGGAAGTAGCCCTCAATCCCATTCTGATCGAAGGGTGACGAGGGACAGCTCCATTTCCCATTCTGGTCGAAGGGTGAGAGTGGGCAGTCCTAGTCCTAGTCCCCTTTCTGAGCAAAGCAGTCCCTTATCTAGTCGAGCCCTTTCACCAGCGATTAGCAGGAGGCTCACAAATGTTATTTGTGATTCGGATGAGGAGTCATGCGCAAGTCCCGAGCCGCCACCTGATGTCCCTGAAGGGTATTTGGCGGTTTATGTTGGACCAGAGCTTCGGAGGTTCATCATACCCACAAGCTATCTTAGTCACAACCTTTTTAAAGTGTTACTGGAGAAGGCTGAAGAGGAGTTTGGATTTGATCATAACGGGGGGCTCACAATTCCATGTGAGACGGAGACCTTCAAGTACCTCTTGAAGTGCATGGAGAACCATCAGAAAGCTCACCCTGATGAAACCCCAGGTAACTACACATCATAACACTGTCATATCGACTTCACATTGCCATgtgtttgaatttgaattccGACGACATTGCCATTTTTTGATGGTTTTTGCAGCTGGAGCATGGAAACTCATTGAATGATGAGGCAGAAGAGTAAGTAATTATGCTGATGTTGGTTTTTAGTGATCCAGATTTTAGGGCTGGTTTTCTGATGTAAAGCAGGGTATCTCCTTGTGTGCAGACATTTtctgttctctctttttctttttctttttcttttttcaatttttcgtCATTAACAAACAATTAGGTACAACTTTTAGTTAGAGAGGTTTCAGGTGTGTGTTTGTGTTGCCTACAATTTGGTGATACAGAGTGGCGTTATGTATAAACTAAATCTGATGTTTGATCTAGTATGAAACACATTTGTCCCTCCAGCTCTATATATGTTACTATATTAAGGATCATTATATTAATCTACGGTTTTTGACCAAAAGAGATTTCTTTGCTTATTTTTCAAGTGCTATTATCGGCAACCTTGATGAGGCCAGCATCGAATTCACAACAGAATGAGATCTTCGACATCATGCATCAGattccttctttttttaaaCAATGGCACATGCTAAAGCTTGAAGTCCCATATATAATGACCTTCATGTATCAAGTGTTCCTGCACATGGTTCCAGGATCGCAATCACTAAATTCAGAAATAATTTTGTTCTTTCGGTTGGTATTATTGAATATCATATACCAATTGGAAGTTATATGTATATGATCATGTGACAGACCAAATCTAAAGGCAgacatttttgtttcttttaattcgATCCCCGTAACTTGACAGTAATCCCAAATTGTGTAGAGTCTAAAGAACCCAGCTCTAGGAATGAGTTTGCTCTGTGAGATTAAAGCTATGGGGTTAAACTACTTGAACTCCCTCCATTACAGTACAACTTCACAAACGATCATGATTTGAACCGATTTATCCTTATCATCTTTGCACAAGGCGGCAGGGCTGTTCTAGCTATAAACCTTTATAAGGAAATATACACACACGGATCCatttgagaaagaaaaacagCTATTTTATTATATTGCATTCGAGTTTTTTTGTCTTAATGGCAATCACGAAATAGaacaaatatatttttttgaatcaaacccaaacccaaagggcGGGTGGCAAATTCATttaaagccagaataggccgttacataccattccgctgCCATCTacagacagacaagaaggtAATAGTaatacccacagtggtacatagaaatagacctaccCATTAGACATTCATAAACTTAGATATAACGGAtatcctcctttggtactactctaGAGGCGCTAGAGAAACATAGAGTGCGCACAAACGCTTAGCTTCCTAAAATAAGGTTATTCATTTATGAAAAATTTGAACAAAACAATCTAATGCAACACCT is a window from the Rosa chinensis cultivar Old Blush chromosome 2, RchiOBHm-V2, whole genome shotgun sequence genome containing:
- the LOC112189886 gene encoding uncharacterized protein LOC112189886, producing the protein MDEHPGSSKLTGIRQIVKFKEILQRWQSVTLGSKGNSPRRGGGPHSHADRMLVGSSPQSHSDRRVTRDSSISHSGRRVRVGSPSPSPLSEQSSPLSSRALSPAISRRLTNVICDSDEESCASPEPPPDVPEGYLAVYVGPELRRFIIPTSYLSHNLFKVLLEKAEEEFGFDHNGGLTIPCETETFKYLLKCMENHQKAHPDETPAGAWKLIE